The DNA sequence aaaaaacataaataaaaacaaatatatatatattcgttTTAAAGTCACTAAATAtcagttattaaatttaaagggtcaatattataaaaacatacaaaaatttcaaatatactATTAAACTAGTTAGTAAGGTGGGagtgaaattatatttttacaagTTAACAAAATGTAAtctaacaaatttttttttttttaattgtcgtTAGATCTCAATTTACCATTTAAACAGGACATATAATTAAGGTTAAGTTTGAAACaaattcaaaataaacaaaACAAATCTTAAGATAAagtctaaatttaaaaaaatacagattttaatttaattatattgaatataatctattaataattttagtttatttaaatGTGTTGTATTGAAGTAAATTGAATTGACCGATGCTGACTGTTAattgaatataatttaattaaaatataaaatttttattattatttgaatgtaaaattttcatttacttaattaaatattaattgttaACCAAATAACTAATAACTAATAACAACTAATATTAGTTAATTGTGACGTTTCGTAGCtccaaaaattcaaaatttcccGCCTTTCTTTAGTCGGCTAAAAGGGAAACTATAACATTCATAGACATCCAACCGTACACTATTGACAAATCAACGGCTAGAGATCAAATCCGCGTGATTCTCATTAATTGGCTGGCAATTTTAAGCTGCTAATCGCTCTAAGCTATAAAAATGCCGTCGTAGATAGCCGCCATTGGCTTGTGTCTTAGTAAACAACCTATCAACGCAGTGCCAACTGTCATAGATACCTTCGCAAGTTCAGAATTCACTCGgagacatattatttatttttctctgtaTTTCCGTAGAAGAAGATGGCCGGAAGAGGTAAATCATCGAAGAAGAGCGCATCGAGGAGCAGTAAGGCCGGTCTGCAGTTTCCCGTCGGTCGCATTGCTCGGTTCTTGAAAGCTGGCAAGTATGCTGAGCGTGTCGGTGCGGGAGCGCCGGTGTATATGGCCGCGGTGCTCGAGTATCTTGCTGCTGAGGTGTAAATTAATCTCAATAAGAATCTCGAGTATAACCTTGTTTAGTTTCAAAAGAAATTTTCTTCGTTTCTGGTTTCTGGTTTttgagatcatgtatcaaaTTCTATTTCACTTCACTTCTTGTATGAAAATCAGCAGGGATTAGGGGTTTCTTTTGTGCGGTGATGTACTGATATACGGTATTCTGAATTTGGAATTCATTGGCGGTGCAGGTGTTGGAGTTGGCTGGGAATGCAGCAAGGGACAACAAAAAGAGCAGAGTTGTGCCAAGGCATGTTCAGTTGGCGATCAGAAATGATGAAGAACTGAGCAAGCTGCTTGGTTCTGTGACGATCGCTAATGGCGGTGTGTTGCCTAACATTCACAACATGTTATTGCCTAAGAGACCTGGCCCTGGCCCTGGCCTTAAAGGTCCTGCTGATGATGACAGCTAAAGGATTTTCGTGCACCCTTTTTATCTCTTTTGAAGTCACATGCTCATACAGTTAGCAATTAGTAGGTTTCAGATTacccttttcttttttggatTAGTTTTCAGAACTCATTTTTAGTGATCACCATTCCTGATTTTCTGTAATTGAAAATTCAGAAAAGAATAGGTTTCCTTAACATTTGCTTTTCCCTTGATTTTGTCGTTCATAAAACATTTTACTGGCTGATCAATTAACAAATGTTTATGAATGCCTTTCAACACAATGATTGTAGTGGTGCAAAGCAAATCTGGCAAACATCAAAACAAATGGAAAAAAATGGGTGGAAATGAATTGGAACTTCATAAGTCAAGCATTGGATCCTTGCCGGGGAGTCTTTTCTTCTTTGGCTGCAGCAGTGGCAGACACATAATAGGCAACTATGAACAGTCCATGAATGAAACATAGGATACCTCCTATGGAGAGCACTCGATGGTGAGATAAGCCACAAGACTTCCTGGATTTTGTGTTTGACATTGCCCCTATAATCAGCATGGAGAATCCAATTGCCAATATAATCCTGAGTTGCCACAATATTCGTCAGAATGCAGTCCTCTAGCTTGAAGGTACCATTGTGCAGATTGATTTATAAACTTATAGTACGATTCTGGAAACTGGGATTCATTTCTGAAAATAATTCTACTTTTTTTATTCGTACTGGCAGTGAAAGCAAATGATGGGTTCTGATATGCACAGACATGGGGATTTATTTCATACGTACCATGAGAAGATAAGGGAGGTTACAGCTAATTGCTTGTTAGCAGAAGCCTTAGCAAAATCTTCCTTAGACCACATGCAAATGCACTTCCCAAACAAATTAGCAATAACATGAGCAAGGGCCATAAGGATTGCTGCAGCCAACCCAAGTTTGAAAGCTTGATAGCTTGGATCTCTACACTCAAAAATCCACATCTTCAAATGCTTCACCTGTTCATCAACGACCAACACAATCAATGCAAATCTGCAGCAATATACTATTTTAGTTCAACTCCTCACTTACCTTGTTCTGGGCTATTTCAGCTTCAATGCCAAGTATCCCAGCTACAATGTCCAAGGCCATTATCAACAGACAAATCAAAACCCCAATGTTTTTTGCCATTTTTTCTGGTTTTCTGAATGCAGATTGCGAGGAGAAGACAGAGGTTGTTTTTATAGGGAACTTCAACTTTTTAACTAGAGAAGCTTTATGATCGCGTTAAGAGGAGAATAAGAATAAAGTGGAACAGGTATTGCGGATCATTACTGGATTAACTGTGAATTAAGAGTAAAAAGCTTCTTCCATCTCTGCAATTtcctttattctttcttttacaCATGTTCTTTCAAAATTCTGATTCCTTTCATGGGATACAAGGAAAGCACAGTATCTTTAGCACGATTGTAACAGTGATGGGCATGGACAACAAAGAAAAGTTCATTTTTGATTCATTACTTTACAAGCTATAAGTCCATGTATTCTTTACCAAATCTGTATGCTAAGCTTTTGTTCTGGCAACTATACGACTCTTGAATTAAAAACAAGACATACACAGAGCAACTTAACAATACTCTGCTAAAAGAAGTATTAGATTCTACATTTAAAGCTAAGCAAGGTAATAGGCAATACCATGTGATTTTTCTGAGCTAATACTATTCTCATACTCGGGGAGTAAATAGGTGACAGTCGGCATATTACCTGCATGTTAAGTTTAATTTGCCTCTATGAAGATAGTTAAACTGGGCCGGCTTATTCTCCGGCGGACTTTACCTGCAAGGTGAGGATTTGAATCTTAAATCAGCATTGTTGAAACCACTCCTAGTCCGAACAAGAATTAATACCTTCCTATATATTCACTtgcattttgtttattaatagcAACTTGGTTGAAATATTTGGATATTCgatttgattaaaataaatcTTAGTAAGATCTAATTATGTTtagatgaatttaaattaaaatcatataaaataatataagaaaagaatttaaatttaaaatgtactTTGAAtggtcttttttttaaaaaaaaaaataaagatagcCGCGAGCTACTGCATCAAAAAGAATAGTTGATGGGCTaggattaatatatattatatatatttaatttatttaaataaaataaactacaaTCAActaactaaattaaataaataaaataataaaaaatatgtaataattaaataatattataattatatatatgtaattttaaaattatataatatattattgaaattatatattaaaattataatattattataaattatttaaaatatatatatataaattgatttttcgatgtaattttaatatgatttttaattaaaaattaaataattaaataaatttaatttaatatgatttaatttttatattattaattttttatttcaattcaatttaatttttcaatttaatttaaaattttaaaaaccgtacacaactttaatttctattttaattttaaaaattatggtgGTTAAATATATAATAGCCATAGTTTGCCAATGCGGCTTTGATCAACCACTGCCTGAATTGGTTCCATATCAGCCCGTAAGAAACTAGGCCAAATTGgccgaaataaataaataaataatggccTCAAATGCTGAAACACATGTCCAAGTCCAACCCTTCAAACCTATCCTCGCTCACGTGTTAATCACTTTTTGcaaatacatttttttttttttttacatgtaAATTGATGTATTATATGGCTGTTTAAAAAAATAGcaaaatttacttaaaaaagATTAATTTCACAAGACTGAGAAGCCATTGGCAAGTTAAATgtcaaaatatcttttaaattattatcttattaatatataaatttaaatgaaagattatacagttaaaattataaaaatataataatagcaataataattacaatatttgaatgagataaaaaattaagtttaaccaatgttaaaaaagaattttattgataaaataaataagaaactaTGGATCtttaattaaaactaatagAATGTTTCCAGTACAACACAAATTTATGTTGTCATAAGAGAATAGTTTcacatttatttttagtttttttaaagtaaaattaataattatattaataaaattttattaaataaagaaaaatatcattctaaatagaaaaataattatatctgataaatttactaattaaaatatgagtaattagagtagtattacaataaatttatttaatagaaatattaattttaaaatttaataaaaatttataattattaaaaatcaaagtaATAAAGTAACACGAATCATTATAAAAATACacaggaaaaaaaattaatttctctaaACTTTATcagtaattaaaatttctagAAAAGAAgataatcatatattttatttaaataaacgttggaaaatataaaatggagtagcaataaaaatattgtattaatgaaattttaaacgGCTGAAAGCAATTCGAGATGGAGAGACAAAAGGATTTAGTTaacaaatttaaacatttttttttctaagtaaTTCAAGTGCTGTAACCTTCATTCAAATgcctatgctccaatgaaaataaagaaaatgaataaaatacttactaaaaaaaattaaaagcttattacaattaataaaataagtattTGATATTTAAGCGAGTTTTCATGCTAACAGGGAAGGCTTTCCCCATTGCAAATTACTTTCTGTGTTTTTTTAATCAAGTGTTGTTTTAGaagtttttttttcctaatcGAATAtggttttataattttaatatttaattaaatattttatttatttttttatttttttaaataaaaattaagaattgagaaggtaaaatttaaaaatttttaaatttatttaaatatatttattactaaattaaatttatggatAGATTATTAATGGGTTACAtaccatttatataaatattttaattgaataaaataatattttttatatttattttattgaaatttttattaatttataaggtAAAATGCTTAAAACTAATAATTTGAATTTCTGGGTTATACACGTGTCTTCCCGCAAGGACATGTAAATTTTGATTAGAGTTTTCTAGAAGCGGCTCAGTTCTTCATCTCTTCTCGTAGGTACTTTCCAGAAACCAGAAGATCATTCTCCCAGCGTTAGCTAAGGAAATCCAAGGAATCAGATTTTCCTTCGCACACCTAGAGGAaagggaaaaggaaaacaagagcggagaaagaaaggaaaaaggatGTCGGTATATTATCATTGGAAGACCTTCGAAGAAGACGAAGATCGACCGGAGAAGCCTCGGCGATACGGCGTCACCGAGATGCGCGGTCCTCAGTATAATTTATTGGGCCACAACATGCTTCAGGTGTGTTATTTATCATTGATCATGTTGTTAATTAATTCTAATCAACAGATTAAGCTAATGAAGTGCTTTGCgttttttgagcatttaaaatgTTATAGAACTTGAATGCTCTACAGGAATaacattgtttatttatttgtttgccAATGCCAATAATCATTTGCTTCATAGTGGTATTGTTCCTAAAGATAGGATATGAATATGCTACTAGGAAATTCTTCAACTGTGCTTATTAAgtcaatatttttattgatcttTGAGGTGTTGGTTAAATTTGTGCATTTTAAAAGCATCTCAAGTATAATTTTTAGCAATAGGTTGCAATGATGAGGAAAATTTGTCTTTAGGAACTTCAAAAGTGGGAGATTGTTCAGTACTTGAATGGACAGTATTTTATGTATTTGCATGcacaaatttatatgaatatggTTTTTCTTTGTGTGGTCGTGAGGTCTAGCTGAATTTACACCTGAAGTATGTAATACTCGTCCATCCTGGATTAGTATTTGGATTTGGAGGTAGGTAAGGCAGActtgttcattttttttttgctatagTTTGATGAAGACGAGTTTTATGTACTGAAGGTAATTGAATTAGAATCTATATGCTGCAAAGGGAATATGATTCATCCTTCTATTCTTTAGTAGATGAGCTTACTATTATTGTATTTGACAGGATATTTTTGAGTCCATGGGGCAATTTGTTGATGGGCTGAAGTTCTCTAGAGGTTCCCATAGTCTTATGCCAAAGTCTTTTATCAAAGAGGTGATTGACATGGCCCACCAACATGATGTCTATGTCAGTACAGGTGATTGGGCAGAACACTTGCATCGTAAAGGTCCATCAGCTTTCAAAGAATACATTGAGGTGTGGAATGTGACAGAGATTATGTGCTATAGTTTTAACAAGTCTTGCACAGATGATAATTTAGTTTTGATGCAATGATACCTGTTAGGAATGTAAAAACATGGGCTTTGACACAATTGAGCTCAATGTGGGGTCACTCGGAGTTCCAGAAGAGACACTTTTGAGATATGTTCGCTTAATTAAGAGTGGTGGTTTGAAAGCAAAGCCTCAATTTGCTGTGAAGATTAATAAATCTGATATTCCCATGAGTGGCGATAGAGCATTTGGGGCTTATATTCCTCCGACACCTCGAAGCTCGGGTAAGGAATAAGAATTATAGCCTTCTTAAAATATAGttatagttatttaaaaattattcctGCTGACATTTTACTGAGCTAGTGGCTTCATTTCCTAgtataatatgatgttgaaaaGATGGAATTTGAGCCAGGTATGATGACTGATGAATCAGTATGATTATGCATCCCTTCCCTATGGAGTATATGTAGCTTGGTTGCTCTGGATAATTCAGCAGCTTTTTAGGTGTTTATTTGAGAATATATTTTGAAATTGGCTTCTCTATCATCTTAAATTAAAACCATATGCAAATGCTTCCTTGTACTTTGACATGTCAACCATATAAAATGCTATATGGTCCAATAAGTGTCAAGACTGTTCTTTTATCTGGTTGACAATTTCAAATGCAGTAACATTGGAACTAAATTTGTAATGCCACATTTAGTATCATTCTTTCGTTATTGTCAATTATGGAATTCTCCTAAATTGGCAAATAAGCTATTGATTTTTAATTCTGAATTGTCTAATGTTTGAGTTATACCTTGTGATGTTAGATCATCAAGgcatttttgttttgtttttgtctTTTTCTAATAAGTTTTTGGAGGGGGGGGGGTGTTTGGATGGGTTGTCTAATGTTTGAGTTATACCTTGTGATGTTAGATCATCAAGgcatttttgttttgtttgtctttttttaataaggtgttttctttctttcttttttttttttttttggggggggggggggggggagggcgGGAGCAATTCTCAAAGTTTTTTGTGCCCTTAAAATCTTTTTGACTGTTGATTCCCATTATTTGCTTAGTAACACTTATCATAAACTTTATAATATTCAAtcatgagaaaataaattataaaagaacATTAGTTTACATGGGAGTTTTTAATACTTTGAATGTCAAAACTTAAGTAAGTTAAATGGATAACTACATTAAGTTGATGAAATCCCTTTTCTATCATTCAGAGGTCCCATTTTGATGCTATAAATGTTTTTCCCATTTATAGTGCATTCAGTTTACAATTTCAACTTTTACCATCCTTGGAAATGAATTATAAGCACTGCAAGTCAAATTATGGTATGGACATCCAACCCTGTTTCGTGGTAGACAGATGGCTATGTTGTCAAACTTCATTTTAACAGGCTTTTGATCATGGTTGAGAGCTTACAACTGCTTAGTAGTGATACAAGTGAGGGAGGACAATTGCATCTGTCCTCATGACATGGAGCTTTCTTTATTTTCCACAGAAATTGTTGAAGATGTAGATCTCTTGATTAGAAGGGCTGAGAGATGCTTGGAGGCTGGAGCTGACATGATAATGATTGATGCTGATGGTGTCTGCAAAGATGCTGAATCTCTGAGGGCAGACATAATTGCAAAGGTGATTGGACGACTAGGTCTTGAGAAAACCATGTTCGAAGCTTGCAGCGCTAGAACTGCAGAGTGGTTTATAAAAAGCTATGGTTCCAAGGTATACGACTCTCATAATACTGCAGTTTGCCCTATGCATTCACTAAATCATTGTTAATGGCCTGTTTTCTCAGGTGAACCTCTTCGTGGATCACTCCCAAGTAATTGGTCTAGAGTGCCTCAGGGGATGCAATGTGGGTAAAAATAATGCTCCTTTCCGTAGTTCACCATATTATTTTCTGACCTAAGCTGCTGCTTTCTGGCGATACCTATAACTCGTTGGAAGTCGACTGGTTGTGCTACTGTCATAATCTTGTAATGTTTGTGTCAGTAATACTTAATATACCCCCATATTATCTGTTCTGAAGTGTTGGTTTGTAGAGATGATACTTAAATCCCCGCTGGAAAGCAATGGCTACGAGGCTTTTGCAAGTTTGTGAATTTTTTATACTGAGTATATACTGTAGACAGCAGCATGTACGCACACATCCATCTTAATATGCATATATGTCGTGGTATTAAGAGGCATTTTTTTGACAGTTGAGAAATCTCAAAGACAAATGGACaaaagaataaatatatatgaaCACTTTCTCAGAATCATGAGCATGTGAATGATCTCTGTTGGAGCGTGATCAGGTGGGTGTTGCTGGAATTCATTGGGTATATAATAATCAAAGTCTGCTCCAGGTGGGATCATGGCAATATTGTGAAATATAAAATGTCCATGTCTTTGGACGTGACTTAAAATAAAGCTTAAAGGACTAAGCTATGTCTTAACTGGTGCCGCTTGTTACGCTTTAGTAAAGAGCAAAATCTAATCTCCACACAAGACAAGAAGTGAAAAAATCTAATAGGACATCGTAATGATTATTGTAACATAGTAAAAAACACAATAAAAATCAGATGAGGACGATAGTGAAACTTGAAAATCTCCCTTAATATTGTGGTCAAGTCCTGTACTTTTTCACCCAAGGCATACAAGCTCTGATCCAGGCGATCTCAAGGCCTCCATTGTGGATAATAATCTTTATTAGcattctaaaaaattttaagacgTTGAGGTGGTAGTTTGTGAACCTTTAATCTTAATGGGGTTGGAATCCTTAATCTTTTAGACAAGTATTTGATGATAATGGGCCCCCAAAAACATATATTTAGACTTCTTGACTCGCCACTATTACAATGGCTGGTTTGACAAAGGAAATAAGCTACAGAAATGGTGAGTAGAGCACCAAAAGAGAAACACGCTCAGGAGAATATTGGTTGCCTTTCCTTGACAGCTTTCTTATCTTGCCAATTTCAGATCTTCATGCATAGCTTTTCTTGTGTTATATAAAGACCAGAAACCACAGAAAGTGATCATAAAGCAAAAAAATAATGCCTGCATTTTGGTTCTCTCTCAAAAGATCATTGAAGTGCAAATCACAGCCATCAGATGTGCACGATCCAAAGGCCAGGAGCAATCTGACCAACGTTCAGACAAGAAAGCCATGTGGGTTTGGATGCTCAAGATCCGTGTCTAATCTAAGAGATGTCCTTCATGGAAGCAAGAGACACACAGATAAGCCACCAAGTTGCAGTCCAAGATCTCTAGAGAGCAGTGACTTCATCAACCCAATTACCCATGAAGTAATCCTCAGCAACTCCACATGTGAGCTCAAGATTACTGGGTTTGGTGGCAATGGTGGTTGTAAGAGTGTCTCTTCAACTTTTGTGGGTACCCTTAAGCCTGGGACCCCTGCCCCTGGAGGCCATGATTTGGTGCCCCATTGTAACTCCACAAGGTCAAATAGCCTTTCTAGAAAGGTTCACGGTGATTCTCCAGTCTTTGGCTCTGGCTCTGCCACAGGCAATGCTACATCTTCCAAGCCAAGGGCTTCTCTTGATGCAAAACCTTCAACTCTAACTTGCAGAAAATGTTGCGAGAATTTAAAGACATTGGAGACTCTTGAAGCTCATcatctctccaaacatgctgGTAATATGCACAAACCCAATTCCTTAATCCAATTTCAGTCTGTATAGCCAAGAATTACTCTGTTTTCATATTCATTACTCTGTCATGAATTTGCATTCTTTGTGCTGAAACCCATGATCTAATTGAatgaaaaaatttgaaaaactgTTAAATAATTGATTAATCAGGGTTAATTATGATAATTAACGTATGAATTAAATCATCTTTATTGTCTTTCAGTACTTAGTTGAATTCTTGAGATTCAAAAATTTTGGCTATTTGAAGCCAAAATTTCATACTAAAATATGTACATTGTGTCTTTTCTGATCAATGAAACTTTATGAATTGTCACTGCCATTGTTATAATTTCTCTGCAGATGGTTGTCGtttcctttaatttattattcattaaAACTGGTTTTCATTCAAATTTTTTTCCCCAATTGTAAGCAATGGtcctttttatttgatttcattGGTCAGACTC is a window from the Manihot esculenta cultivar AM560-2 chromosome 16, M.esculenta_v8, whole genome shotgun sequence genome containing:
- the LOC110603672 gene encoding probable histone H2A.3; protein product: MAGRGKSSKKSASRSSKAGLQFPVGRIARFLKAGKYAERVGAGAPVYMAAVLEYLAAEVLELAGNAARDNKKSRVVPRHVQLAIRNDEELSKLLGSVTIANGGVLPNIHNMLLPKRPGPGPGLKGPADDDS
- the LOC110603069 gene encoding protein HEAT-STRESS-ASSOCIATED 32, yielding MSVYYHWKTFEEDEDRPEKPRRYGVTEMRGPQYNLLGHNMLQDIFESMGQFVDGLKFSRGSHSLMPKSFIKEVIDMAHQHDVYVSTGDWAEHLHRKGPSAFKEYIEECKNMGFDTIELNVGSLGVPEETLLRYVRLIKSGGLKAKPQFAVKINKSDIPMSGDRAFGAYIPPTPRSSEIVEDVDLLIRRAERCLEAGADMIMIDADGVCKDAESLRADIIAKVIGRLGLEKTMFEACSARTAEWFIKSYGSKVNLFVDHSQVIGLECLRGCNVGKNNAPFRSSPYYFLT
- the LOC110603671 gene encoding uncharacterized protein LOC110603671 → MAKNIGVLICLLIMALDIVAGILGIEAEIAQNKVKHLKMWIFECRDPSYQAFKLGLAAAILMALAHVIANLFGKCICMWSKEDFAKASANKQLAVTSLIFSWIILAIGFSMLIIGAMSNTKSRKSCGLSHHRVLSIGGILCFIHGLFIVAYYVSATAAAKEEKTPRQGSNA